GATAAATGCGAACCGCGACGTAGAACCCAGCGAAGACGGGACGCTGGCCTACGAAGTCGAGCGGAGTGAGCAGGGGGGCAATGAGCGAGTGGCGAGCGTGTTCGTCCACCCCGACCGAATTCGGATGGAACTCACGGAGGGAATCGAATCGGCGGAAAAAACCGCTCGCAAAGCTGATTTGCTTGTTCGCCCGAAAGCGGTCGAACCGCCCCGCGTTCTCATTTTCGTGGAGCAGGGTGCACACGTCAAACGCGCCGTTGACGCGCTGATTGCCGGACTCGACAGCAGTTAGACGGTTACAGTGAGGAAATCAAATCGGGAAGCCCTAACACGAGTTCGTCGCGGTCGATGTAGGCGTCGGCCACCGGTTCCGGTTCCGGGCCGTCGGGATACAGGACTTGCACGGTCATCATTCCAGCATTGTTCGCACCCAAAACGTCCATTTCGGGCTTGTCGCCGACGTAGACGGTTTCTTCCGGTGGCGATCCGAGTTCGGAGCAGAGTGCGTCGAACGCCCGACTGTCGGGTTTGCCCGCGTCGAGTTCGCCCGTGACGATGGTCGTATCGAAATACGGTTCCCAACCGAGTTGTGCGATTTTTCCGCGCTGGGCGACGACCGGGCCGTTCGTGAGCAGGCCGACGCGGTAGTTTTGCCGGAGCGTATCGAGCATGTTCGGGATACCAGTGAGCGGCGTAAGCGCGTCGAGAATCGCGTTCCGGTAGGCTTCCGTCAGCGTCTCGGACGAAATTTCGCTCTCCTCCGGAAGCAAGTCCGCGAAAATCGGCTCCCGCGTTTCGGTTGCGAGATGCCGACTGTGGGCAGCGAGATAGTCTTCGCGCGAGAGCGACGGGGCGCTCACCGCTTCTGTCGCGTCCGAGAGAAGCGTCGCTCGCGGTCGGTCAGTCACCGCAAGCGTATCGTCGAGGTCAAAACCCACAGCGGTCACGCGCATTTGATACGTCTACGAGCCGAGTGCTCTTTATCAGTTCGATACATCCATGACCCACCGCGAAAAGTTCGCAGTATGAACTTCTTCGACCGCCTCGGGGAACGAATCGCGGCCATCGACAGCATCGTCTCGGTCGGACTCGACGCCGACGTAGACCGAATCCCCGACCACCTCCACGACCACGATTTGCCCCGTTGGGCGTTCAACCGCCGAATCATCGACGCGACCCACGAACACGCCGCGGCGTACAAGCCGAACGTCGCGTTTTACGAGGACGGGGACGGCTGGGCTGCGCTCAAAGAAACCATCGCGTATGCGCACGGAAAGGATGTCCCCGTCTTACTGGACGCGAAGCGAGGCGACATCGGCAACACGGCCCGGAAGTACGCGAACCTACTCGACATGGCCGACGCGATTACCGTCAATCCGTACATGGGTCGCGATTCGCTCGACCCGTTCCTCTCGCGCGAGGACAAGGGCGTGTTCGTCCTCTGTCGAACCTCGAACCCCGGCGGCACCGACATCCAAGACCTCGAACTCGCTTCCGGCGAATCGCTGTACGAGTGGGTCGCTTCGCTCGCAGACCTCTGGAACGCGAACGAAAACGTCGGACTGGTGGTCGGCGCGACGACGCCCGACGAACTGGAGGAAGTCCGTGAGCGCGTCCCCGACCTCCCGTTCCTCGTTCCCGGCGTCGGCGCACAGGGTGGCGACGCGGAAGCGGCGGCGACCTACGCCACCGCGCGCGGTGCCGGTCTGGTCAACTCCTCGCGGGGAATCATCTTCGCGGGCGAGGATGCTGGCGAGGATTTCCACAAAGCCTCCGGACAGGCGGCGAAGCAACTGAAAAAGCAGTTGAATCAGTATCTGTAGGGCGAAATCGTTCCCAGAAAGCGGTCGCCGTCTACAACTGATGCGTCTCGTCGTCGGTGTCCGGCGGTCGAATGTCCTCGCTTCCCGGGCCCTCCGGCGTTCGTTTTCCGTCGCCGCTCCCGCCACCGATTTCCGCCGCACATTCGACGCAGAAACCGGTGTCCCGATTCCAGTCGTCGTCACAGACGAGGGCACCACAGCGGTCGCAGTCGTGCGTCGCTTTCGCCGTCTCACAGATTTGACACAGGCCAGTGACGCTCATGTCTTCTCGTTTATCGCCGACGGCTATCAGTCTGTGGGCGGCGAGAGGCTTAACACCCATCCTCCCGTAGCGCAGAACGTGCTCAGGTCGCGCCTCTTGCTCGGTCTTTCCGCGGTTTTCGCCGGGATTACGGTTTCCCTCACCATTCTCGGGCTCTGGTACAACCTGTTTTTGGTGATCTTTGCGATACCGTTCGGTATCACGACGGCTATCCTCTGGTACCACGCGACGGGCCGACTCCAGAAGAAAGTCGAGCGAGAGGCCGCCTACCGCGACCCGAATCGTGGGTTCGGGTCGCCTCGCGGTGGGAGCCGACGGCGGACGCGACAGCGAACCCGCGGTCAGTCACGCTCGGGAACGAGTTCCCGCGCCCGGGAACGAGCGCGATGGCAGGCGCGCGAACAGGCCCGGTGGGACGCGCGGGAGGGCGACCGCAGACGGGCGACCGTCAACGGTTCGTCAGGCCCGAGTCCGGCGGAAGCCTACCGAATCCTCGGCCTCGATGCCGGTGCTGACGACGAGGCGGTTCGGGAGGCGTACCGCGAAAAGGTAAAAGACGTTCACCCAGACCGGGCCAACGGAAACGAAGAGGCGTTCAAGCGCGTCAATCGCGCATACGAACGGGTTCGGAGCGACCGCTGAATTTCGATTCCGACTCTGACTCCGATTATCAGTCGCGGTACTGACGGACGAATTTATTACAGTCGGTTCATAACATTCTTCTTAGTAACTCATGCCGACAGTATCGCCCCCGGCTATCGACGCCCAGATAGTGCGGAATATTCGGTTTCAGGAATCGGTCTCCCAATACTATCAGAAATGTGTCAATCAATGAGACGTGGTAGGAAATCGACCGTGGTATTCGTTGTGATTCTCCTCTGTTCGACCGTTGCCACGCCGATTATTTCGGGAGGTATCGCAAGCGGAAAGAGTGCATCGTTCGAGGATGCGACGGTGAGCGACCACCGCGGCGACATTATCGAGATAACGGTGACAACGAACGACGCCGCGACGGTCAACATCGGGTCGGAAGCCAACGGATTCTGGGTGCAGGCGAACGTGACGAAAGGAACGACGACCCTCGCCGTCAACACCTACCGGGCCGACGAGAACGACTCGGTTTCGCTGGCCGAGGGAAGTCTCAGAGGTACTCCAAACGCAATCGTGCCGTCGAAAACCGGCCCGCTCCAAACCGGCGAGTACGAGATGAACGTCACGGTCGATGGCGTCAGGCAGGACGTGGGGACGTTCACGGTGAAAGAGCGCGAGACGCGCGATGCACGCACGATGGTTCTTCCCGCCGACACTGACCTTTCGGAAATCCAATCGGCGGACGACCCGGCGGCCGACCTGCGGGAGGCCGCGTCGATGACCGACGCCAACGGAACGATTGCGCGCGGCGACCAGTTCGTCTTCGCACTCAACGCCTCCGGACTCGGCGGGTTTGTCGAAAACGCAAATCTGGCTGATGGAGCCGAGGACGTATCCGTCACGTTCCGGGAGTCGAACAACGGCCGGAACACGACCCCGAAGGAGTTCACCGGCGAGGACGTAACTGCAAGCAGTGCAGACCGTCTACTGCTTGACGAAGAGACTGATACGCTCTATCTAATTTCTGACACGGCGAGCCACGACATCGAAGTCGGCGAGGAGTACGACGTGACGTTCGAAATCGGCGCGGACAACCCGATGGTTTCGAAATCCGAAATCGCGGAAACGAGCCTTTCGGTGGTCGAACGACGGGTGTCTGTCGATTACACCGGCGACGTGATGGTCGTGGCAAACGAGACGACCATCGGGAGCGACACGACGCTCGCGCCGGGCACGACCATCAACGTGAGCGTGTTCGACAAAGGAACGAACCCGTTCATCTGGCACGCAGACCCCGCGCCGGTCGTCACGGACAACCGAACGTTCAGCGCGACGTTCGATTTCAGCGACCTCGCGTCGGGCACCGAGTTCATGGTCGAACTCCGTGACCAAGAAAAGGAGATTCGCGGCATCGTCGCGCCGACGCTTGAACCGGAGAGGCCGGAGACGACGACAACCACCACGACCACGACGACAACCACCACGACGACAACCACCACGACGACAACCACCACGACAACGACGACCACCACAGCACCGCCGACACCGATTCCGACCGAACAGCCGATTTCAGCGCAGACCGTCTCGGAGGGTGGTCTGCCCGGGTTCAACGTAATCGTCGCGCTCGTGGCGCTTCTCGCCACCGCGCTCCTCGTCGCCCGCCGCTCACGATGAATATGTGCGATAATTTTTATAGGATGAGTGAAGATACCAGCACGAACGGATCGCCCTCTCCCCCACACAGACCATGATACGAAAAATGGAACAGTCCCAGTTCGCCGAGTTCGTCGCCGCCCTTTGGACGAAACAGGGTTGGCAAACGCAGGTGACGACGAAGAAAGGAAAATCGTTTGTTACGCTTCAGCGAGAGGGCGCGGAGGGCTTAATTTGGGCGCGACCAGCGACGGGTGAGGGCGTCAGCGGCAAGGAACTCCAGCAGTTCGTCATGCTGTGCAAGCAGTACGGCGTCGGCGAGGGCGCAGTCGTCACCTCGGGGACGTTCTCCGAGGACGCGGCAAAAATCGGTTCGCAGGCGGGCGTGCAGGTGGTCGATGGCGAGAAACTAAAAACCATCATCGAAGCGCGCGAACTCCACGACCTCGTCGGGCAGTACGCGAATGGCGACGGCGATGGGGATGGAACGGCCGCGTCGGAATCGGTCGATTCCGACGAAGACGGCTTTTCCCTCCCGTTTTCGCTTCCGGATTCAGTGCCGGACTCGCTTCCCGTCCAGCCGAAACTCGTGGCCGGTGTCGTCGTGCTCCTTCTCGGACTCGTCGGGGCGGCCGTGGTCGCGCCGATGATTCTCGGAACCGGCGGGCAGGTCGAAACGCAGGACTGGAACGTGACCGCACAGTCCACGGCCGCAAACAATTCCACCGACTCGCTGGCAGTGCAATGGAACGCAAAGCGCATTTCGAAACTCGACTCGGATTCGCTCGACTCCGGCGACCCCGGCGTGTACAAACCGGACGAGGGCAAACAGTTCCTCCTCGTTACGATGAACGTCACGAACGAGGGCAACGATTCGGTCGGACTCAAACCAGAGGATTTCGGCGTTCGCTCGAACGGAACGCTCTACGGCTATCAACCGCTGACTAACGTGACCGATTTCAGCCCGATGGTCATCGAAGAGGGCCAGACGGAAAGCTTCAGTACGCTGGTTTCGATCGATGCTGACGCCACCGACGCAACTCTCGTCGTGAGTGACCGCGCGAAACACGGCGGGATTTCGATGACGTTCGAGAAGGATTCAAATTTGGTCGTCGAACCGTAAATAGTAGTCCGGAGAT
The window above is part of the Haladaptatus cibarius D43 genome. Proteins encoded here:
- a CDS encoding HAD family hydrolase, which codes for MRVTAVGFDLDDTLAVTDRPRATLLSDATEAVSAPSLSREDYLAAHSRHLATETREPIFADLLPEESEISSETLTEAYRNAILDALTPLTGIPNMLDTLRQNYRVGLLTNGPVVAQRGKIAQLGWEPYFDTTIVTGELDAGKPDSRAFDALCSELGSPPEETVYVGDKPEMDVLGANNAGMMTVQVLYPDGPEPEPVADAYIDRDELVLGLPDLISSL
- a CDS encoding BGTF surface domain-containing protein; amino-acid sequence: MVFVVILLCSTVATPIISGGIASGKSASFEDATVSDHRGDIIEITVTTNDAATVNIGSEANGFWVQANVTKGTTTLAVNTYRADENDSVSLAEGSLRGTPNAIVPSKTGPLQTGEYEMNVTVDGVRQDVGTFTVKERETRDARTMVLPADTDLSEIQSADDPAADLREAASMTDANGTIARGDQFVFALNASGLGGFVENANLADGAEDVSVTFRESNNGRNTTPKEFTGEDVTASSADRLLLDEETDTLYLISDTASHDIEVGEEYDVTFEIGADNPMVSKSEIAETSLSVVERRVSVDYTGDVMVVANETTIGSDTTLAPGTTINVSVFDKGTNPFIWHADPAPVVTDNRTFSATFDFSDLASGTEFMVELRDQEKEIRGIVAPTLEPERPETTTTTTTTTTTTTTTTTTTTTTTTTTTTTAPPTPIPTEQPISAQTVSEGGLPGFNVIVALVALLATALLVARRSR
- a CDS encoding restriction endonuclease, encoding MEQSQFAEFVAALWTKQGWQTQVTTKKGKSFVTLQREGAEGLIWARPATGEGVSGKELQQFVMLCKQYGVGEGAVVTSGTFSEDAAKIGSQAGVQVVDGEKLKTIIEARELHDLVGQYANGDGDGDGTAASESVDSDEDGFSLPFSLPDSVPDSLPVQPKLVAGVVVLLLGLVGAAVVAPMILGTGGQVETQDWNVTAQSTAANNSTDSLAVQWNAKRISKLDSDSLDSGDPGVYKPDEGKQFLLVTMNVTNEGNDSVGLKPEDFGVRSNGTLYGYQPLTNVTDFSPMVIEEGQTESFSTLVSIDADATDATLVVSDRAKHGGISMTFEKDSNLVVEP
- the pyrF gene encoding orotidine-5'-phosphate decarboxylase, with the translated sequence MNFFDRLGERIAAIDSIVSVGLDADVDRIPDHLHDHDLPRWAFNRRIIDATHEHAAAYKPNVAFYEDGDGWAALKETIAYAHGKDVPVLLDAKRGDIGNTARKYANLLDMADAITVNPYMGRDSLDPFLSREDKGVFVLCRTSNPGGTDIQDLELASGESLYEWVASLADLWNANENVGLVVGATTPDELEEVRERVPDLPFLVPGVGAQGGDAEAAATYATARGAGLVNSSRGIIFAGEDAGEDFHKASGQAAKQLKKQLNQYL
- a CDS encoding J domain-containing protein, with the protein product MLRSRLLLGLSAVFAGITVSLTILGLWYNLFLVIFAIPFGITTAILWYHATGRLQKKVEREAAYRDPNRGFGSPRGGSRRRTRQRTRGQSRSGTSSRARERARWQAREQARWDAREGDRRRATVNGSSGPSPAEAYRILGLDAGADDEAVREAYREKVKDVHPDRANGNEEAFKRVNRAYERVRSDR